In the genome of Perca fluviatilis chromosome 4, GENO_Pfluv_1.0, whole genome shotgun sequence, one region contains:
- the r3hcc1 gene encoding R3H and coiled-coil domain-containing protein 1, whose product MVVGARRAGPVPLSTLAFPCFDGIYLPKQENKFVHHVKNDLEIYQQKSNRRSVLLFPPLPSRLRYLIHRTIEDLPELTTFSVGESWCRRVVVCHSELRGEVEEDSGWESNNGLCEDPLRSGEETDGNTKPKSSIPSRSRGPKRPDKPLYMPRVARERLSLQNSHGPSVNQELPSPASSSCDCLGSQSDSCFCPETTEKTKSTCTSRQECVPSVAEGVFNPVADSSALCPQEEKQKVVHEAEPLVWVQTVSCFSDMTLEEDEKGKEDICTGTDDVTEEIKAHLKETVTVSIQHVENDYSSYENVCIGPETFPHVIEIYGFPQCFKTDDLLDAFTDYSDGGMKIEWVDDTHALGIFSSETAALHAISICHPMLKARALAQASKKAKGKAIRRAEFIQPVKERPRTDCAVARRMVTRALGLQGRGRVQQY is encoded by the exons atggttgttggtgccagaagGGCTG GACCCGTCCCTCTGTCCACCCTGGCGTTTCCTTGTTTCGATGGCATTTATCTTCCAAAGCAAGAAAATAAATTCGTGCATCACGTCAAGAATGACCTGGAAATATACCAACAGAAAAGCAACCGCAGGAG CGTGCTCCTGTTCCCCCCTCTACCCAGCAGGCTGCGATACCTGATCCATAGGACCATAGAGGACCTGCCAGAGCTCACCACCTTCTCAGTAGGGGAGAGCTGGTGCCGCAGGGTGGTGGTCTGCCATTCTGAGCTCAG GGGTGAAGTAGAGGAAGACAGTGGCTGGGAGAGCAACAATGGCCTGTGTGAAGATCCCCTAAGAAGCGGGGAGGAGACAGATGGCAACACAAAGCCGAAGTCTTCGATCCCATCGCGAAGCAGAGGACCTAAGAGGCCGGACAAACCCCTTTACATGCCACGAGTTGCCCGGGAGAGACTGTCCTTACAAAACTCACACGGACCCTCAGTAAACCAAGAGTTGCCCAGTCCAGCCTCTAGTAGCTGTGACTGCCTCGGCAGTCAATCGGACTCTTGTTTCTGTCCCGAAACtacagaaaaaacaaagtcCACATGCACATCCAGGCAGGAATGTGTCCCCAGTGTAGCAGAGGGTGTCTTCAACCCTGTTGCTGACAGTTCAGCACTTTGTCCTCAGGAGGAGAAACAAAAGGTGGTGCATGAAGCTGAGCCCCTAGTCTGGGTACAGACCGTGTCCTGCTTCAGTGACATGACTCTGGAGGAGGATGAGAAGGGCAAGGAAGACATATGCACAGGCACCGATGATGTAACTGAAGAG ATCAAGGCACATCTGAAAGAGACCGTAACTGTTTCCATTCAGCACGTTGAGAATGACTACTCCTCTTATGAGAATGTGTGCATCGGCCCGGAGACGTTTCCCCACGTGATCGAGATCTACGGCTTCCCACAGTGTTTCAAAACCGATGACCTCCTGGATGCTTTCACAGACTACAG TGATGGTGGAATGAAGATCGAGTGGGTAGATGACACACATGCCCTGGGGATTTTCTCCAGTGAGACGGCAG CACTCCATGCCATCTCCATCTGCCATCCAATGCTGAAGGCAAGAGCACTGGCTCAAGCGAGTAAAAAAGCCAAAGGCAAGGCCATCAGACGGGCAG AGTTTATCCAGCCAGTGAAGGAACGTCCTAGGACAGACTGTGCTGTTGCCAGGCGGATGGTGACCAGAGCCCTGGGGCTGCAGGGACGAGGCAGAGTGCAGCAGTACTGA
- the rplp0 gene encoding 60S acidic ribosomal protein P0 isoform X2, whose amino-acid sequence MQTIRLSLRGKAVVLMGKNTMMRKAIRGHLENNPALEKLLPHIKGNVGFVFTKEDLAEIRDLLLANKVPAAARAGAIAPCDVVVPAQNTGLGPEKTSFFQALGITTKISRGTIEILSDVGLIKTGDKVGASEATLLNMLNISPFSYGLNIQQVYDNGSVYSPEVLDITEACLHARFLEGVRNIASVCLEIGYPTLASVPHTIINGYKRVLAVAVETDYSFPLADKVKAFLADPSAFVAVAAPAAAAETAAAPAAKEEVKEESEESDDDMGFGLFD is encoded by the exons ATGCAGACCATCCGTCTGTCTCTGCGTGGCAAGGCCGTGGTGCTGATGGGCAAAAACACCATGATGCGCAAAGCCATTCGTGGCCACCTGGAGAACAATCCTGCCTTGGAGAA GCTACTGCCTCACATTAAAGGAAATGTGGGCTTTGTCTTCACCAAGGAGGATCTGGCTGAGATCAGAGACCTGCTGCTGGCAAACAAG GTACCTGCAGCTGCCCGTGCTGGTGCCATCGCCCCTTGTGATGTGGTTGTGCCAGCCCAGAACACTGGTCTGGGTCCTGAGAAGACCTCTTTCTTCCAGGCTCTGGGTATCACCACAAAGATCTCCAGGGGAACCATTGAAATCTTG AGTGATGTCGGTTTGATCAAGACTGGGGACAAGGTTGGTGCCAGCGAGGCCACACTCCTCAACATGCTGAACATCTCACCCTTTTCCTACGGACTCAACATCCAGCAGGTGTATGACAATGGCAGCGTTTACAGTCCTGAGGTGCTTGACATCACAGAGGCTTGTCTGCATGCCAGGTTCCTGGAG GGTGTGAGGAACATCGCTAGTGTGTGTCTGGAGATTGGCTACCCCACTTTGGCCTCTGTCCCCCACACAATCATCAATGGCTACAAGAGAGTACTGGCTGTTGCTGTGGAGACGGACTACTCCTTCCCCCTGGCAGATAAG GTCAAGGCCTTCCTGGCTGACCCATCTGCTTTTGTAGCTGTTGCAGCACCTGCAGCAGCTGCTGAGACTGCTGCAGCACCAGCTGCTAAGGAGGAGGTCAAGGAGGAGTCTGAGGAATCGGATGATGACATGGGCTTCGGTCTGTTCGACTAA
- the LOC120556881 gene encoding golgin subfamily A member 7-like, translating into MRAAAIGKTSNMAETHSLQDLQQPAVSSKVFVQRDYSSGTISKFQTKFPSELESRLDKQQFEETIQTLNNLYAEAEKLGAESYLEGCLACLTAYTIFLCMETHYEKVLKKIARYIKDQNEKIYAPRGLLLTDPIERGLRVVEITIFEDRSIGSGR; encoded by the exons ATGCGCGCAGCAGCTATAGGGAAAACGTCCAATATGGCTGAG ACCCACAGTTTACAGGACCTCCAGCAGCCAGCTGTCTCCTCCAAGGTGTTTGTCCAGAGAGACTACAGCTCAGGAACCATCTCCAAGTTCCAGACCAAGTTCCCCTCTGAACTTGAGTCAAGG CTTGATAAGCAGCAGTTTGAGGAAACCATCCAGACTCTAAACAACTTGTACGCAGAGGCAGAGAAACTAGGGGCGGAGTCTTACTTGGAGGGCTGCTTGGCTTGTCTAACTGCATATACAATATTCCTCTGTATGGAGACACACTATGAAAAG gTGTTAAAGAAGATCGCTAGGTACATTAAGGACCAGAATGAGAAGATATATGCTCCCAGGGGCTTGCTGTTGACTGACCCTATAGAGAGAGGCCTCAGAGTT GTTGAAATTACCATCTTTGAAGACAGAAGTATTGGCTCTGGAAGATAA
- the rplp0 gene encoding 60S acidic ribosomal protein P0 isoform X1 — protein MPREDRATWKSNYFMKIIQLLDDFPKCFIVGADNVGSKQMQTIRLSLRGKAVVLMGKNTMMRKAIRGHLENNPALEKLLPHIKGNVGFVFTKEDLAEIRDLLLANKVPAAARAGAIAPCDVVVPAQNTGLGPEKTSFFQALGITTKISRGTIEILSDVGLIKTGDKVGASEATLLNMLNISPFSYGLNIQQVYDNGSVYSPEVLDITEACLHARFLEGVRNIASVCLEIGYPTLASVPHTIINGYKRVLAVAVETDYSFPLADKVKAFLADPSAFVAVAAPAAAAETAAAPAAKEEVKEESEESDDDMGFGLFD, from the exons ATGCCCAGGGAAGACAGGGCCACGTGGAAGTCCAACTATTTTATGAAAATCATC CAACTTCTGGATGACTTTCCAAAATGCTTCATTGTGGGTGCAGACAATGTGGGATCTAAGCAGATGCAGACCATCCGTCTGTCTCTGCGTGGCAAGGCCGTGGTGCTGATGGGCAAAAACACCATGATGCGCAAAGCCATTCGTGGCCACCTGGAGAACAATCCTGCCTTGGAGAA GCTACTGCCTCACATTAAAGGAAATGTGGGCTTTGTCTTCACCAAGGAGGATCTGGCTGAGATCAGAGACCTGCTGCTGGCAAACAAG GTACCTGCAGCTGCCCGTGCTGGTGCCATCGCCCCTTGTGATGTGGTTGTGCCAGCCCAGAACACTGGTCTGGGTCCTGAGAAGACCTCTTTCTTCCAGGCTCTGGGTATCACCACAAAGATCTCCAGGGGAACCATTGAAATCTTG AGTGATGTCGGTTTGATCAAGACTGGGGACAAGGTTGGTGCCAGCGAGGCCACACTCCTCAACATGCTGAACATCTCACCCTTTTCCTACGGACTCAACATCCAGCAGGTGTATGACAATGGCAGCGTTTACAGTCCTGAGGTGCTTGACATCACAGAGGCTTGTCTGCATGCCAGGTTCCTGGAG GGTGTGAGGAACATCGCTAGTGTGTGTCTGGAGATTGGCTACCCCACTTTGGCCTCTGTCCCCCACACAATCATCAATGGCTACAAGAGAGTACTGGCTGTTGCTGTGGAGACGGACTACTCCTTCCCCCTGGCAGATAAG GTCAAGGCCTTCCTGGCTGACCCATCTGCTTTTGTAGCTGTTGCAGCACCTGCAGCAGCTGCTGAGACTGCTGCAGCACCAGCTGCTAAGGAGGAGGTCAAGGAGGAGTCTGAGGAATCGGATGATGACATGGGCTTCGGTCTGTTCGACTAA